The DNA segment TGCCCCTGGCGGGGGGCGGGGGAAAGGTTGAAGCTGAATGGCCTCGaagatcccttccatcccaaaccgTTCTATGCTTTGGTCGCAGTATAGGAACAAATGGAGCGTGGGGCGTGTTGTTTTCCAGCGCCTGCAAACGTGGCCTCGGCAAAGCGAGGGATCCGCGGGTCCCGGGGCCGGGCGCCGAGGCTGCTGTAACGCAGCGCGGAGCCGCGGTGCCCCGAGCCCGCGGGCGGTAATTTCATCCCGCCGAAAGCCGGGCTGTGGCAGCTGAGGCGCTGTCCTGGCGGAGCAGGTGGCGCGCCAAGGGGAGCGGCGAGGTTGGACGTGGCAGGAGCCTGCCTCGACGCCCCGGGGAGCAAAACCGGTGCCCCAAAAAGCAAATGCGCTGCTCCTTCCACGGCCTGCCAGCCACGGTCCCGCTGCCGCCTCCGGGCGAGGGACTCCCGTGTCCATCCAGGACTGTGGAAGAGCTCGGAAGCAGTTGGCAGAGGGAGTGGCTTAAGCgaagcaaaagaaatgctcattttcctcttcatttttttctctcgaGCTTTACTGTCCCCCAAGTTCTACAAGTGGTACTGTCCATCTGGATGTGTCCTAGGGTGCCTGGAACCTTTAAAAGTGGCGTATACGAAGGCATTTCTTGAATCCTAAatagaagaaggatatggagttgtAGGAGTGGGTCCAggggaggctacaaggatgatcagaagtctggagcacctcccatatgaggacaggctgagagagttggggttgttcagcctggagaagggtctgaggaaatcttacagcgaccttccagtacctgaaggggctacaggaaagttggggagggactgctcacaaaggcttgtagggataggacgagggggaatgggtataaactggggaggggcagatttagactagacataaggaggagtttcttcactatgagtgtggtgaggcactggcacaggttgcccagggaagctgtggctgccccatccctggaggtgttcaaggccgggttggatggggccttgggcagcctgatctagtgggacgtgtccatgcccatggcacgggggttggaactgaatgatccttaaggtcccttccgacccaaactattctatgcttctgtcTAAGGAGTAGATAAATGGTTTGGAAAGCACTGTGTAAAGTTATGATGGAGTCAGatcaaaggaagagaaattctTCTCTCAGCTTGACTGCTTTTTGCACAGCGAGCCATACAGATTCCCCATGTTCTCTGCAAGCTTGGGCCCAGGCCAGTGGCAGGGGGATAAGGCGGTGGGACGGATTCTGGCAGAGATCCTCTGGCCATTCTGTGGTGCTCTCGGAAGCATGGAGGCCTGCATGCACAGAGTTTGTAGAATCAATCATGGTGTTTCCTCTCCCttacaaggaggaaaaggaaaactcttaggaggggggaaagggttGTAAAATGCAGAGCTGTACTGTTGCTTCTGAAGTTGATTTTAAatgctggtttgggttttttttttttttttgcttactgATGACTGGACTGTGATTTAAACTAGCAGGAGTTGTTTCTTCCtagtttttaaagaatttttgtaGTCTTTGTGTGAAGGAAGATATCGCAATGGCAGGACACAGAGGATATGAGATTACAGTATGTGAATATAGAACCCAGATGTATGTGCAATATATAAACTCTTCCAAGCACAGGAATGAGAACAATTTGCTGCCTCCATCGCCATGTACTCACAGAAAATCCTACATGTAAGTTACGTATTCTAGGAGGGAGGGTTTATACCTGAAAGTTATAAACAGTTTGTTTCAAAGGGAACTGAAACCATTTGCCCGCCTGTAGCAGGTGACTGATGTTAGACATACTTACAGTAGAACGCAACTAAAAGGCGGGGGAAGAGATCATGCAGAGTTTCGATATAACTCTTGAAAGCTTTACTTGCTGTGGCTTGGTGTTGTCTTTAGAGAAGAATGTACTTGAGGTCCCACATTGTACTTTTTGAGTGTCGTCAGTGCAGGCTGCTGTGTGGAACTGGCTTTCCCCTTCAGTCTTTTACTGCAGAGTGCTCTTGTCAGGAGTAAGCGTTGTATAAACTCATCTGCTTTACACATCAGCAgtaggaggagaaaggaaatgatGTGGAAGTTTAGTCTTTAACACAGCATAGTTCTCAGAGATGCCAAGGTTGATTGATGTTTGAACACAAGATAGTTATGACTGGTTAGAGGAGACTTATTTGTTAGCTATGGACATATTTTTATGAGCTATTTATGATGTTCAGCCTCTTAAGGGCTGTGGTTTAAAATCTTACCAGCCATGAACACCAAACAGGCAAACTTACGCATAGATGCACACACAAATTAACTGTGTAGTGAATATGAACTCTTACTATGGGGTTGTGTGTTTCACGTCTCTTGTGCAGCGGGTTAGACTTGGGCCCTGGTGGCTCTTGGTTAGGACAGGTCAGATTAGAAACTGGTCTAATCTGAAGACCTTGTTTCATTTTACCTTATCAGAGCTCTCTGATCTTCAAGTGGCTGGTCCAGCTGGAAGTATAGAAGAATAGCTTCAGGTTACACCATGAGCCTTGCCCAAACACAGTGGAGGAGCAGATATAAAGTATTTCCATTCTGGTGGAGATTTGACTCTCTGTCAAAGCTACAGCAGCAGAGACTTCCTGGCCTTCTGGAGAGTTCTTCTGGGCATTTCTAATGCCTTTTATTAGACTAACATTTGAAGGTGGTTGATTTCAAATGTGAATTCGGTGATTTGGTTGGAATATGTGAAAGCCAAATAAATTGTCTTACAAGAAggggaggagaacctccctgTGTCCTCCTTCTAGATTTCTGAAGTCCATTTATAGTGATACAGAAAAAGCTGTCTATGTGGAGAAAATCTGAATAACAGCTAAGACACAGTGAAAATGAGGTTGGTAAGTCAGTGTAATGGCTGGTGTCCTGCTGCAGTACATACAGCAGTGCTACCTGTTCCCCCCACCTCAGCTCATTTCTAGTTTTGTGTGTGAGCTCTAATGAACACAAGTATAGGGAATGGAAAGTCATTACAAACCTTTGTACataagagagaggaaaaggaaggctttgaacaacctgatctaatggaaggtatccctgtccatggcagggaggttggaactggatgatctttaaggtcccttccaacccaaaccattctatgattctatgggtaTTCTTCAAGCTGTGAGGAATCTGTTGGAGCAAGGGCAGGTCTTGTGGCCAAACTCTACAATCCTTCCTCAGTGTAGACTTCCACAAAAACCAAGGAGGATTTGGCCTGGGATTTACATGTGTGTAACTTAATTTCTAATTAGTAAGTCTGTTAGGTCTTTTGAGATGAATTTCTAGGTCCAGAAGCTGACTAGGATCTGCTGGAGCCTCCTTcagtgaaaaaggcaaaaaagaaaaggaaactgtgTATTTCTCTCTAAGaacatataaaatatacttccttttatttataaaataaaaccacccCTCCAGCTGTGTATCTAATCAGTAAACATGGCAGCCCATGTGGCATGACTGATTAATACACCCCTCAGACACAGGCAGTAGCGTGAGGCAAGGCAGCGTGCATTACTCAGCACTTGCCATCCTGCCAAGACCTTGAGGTATTTTCTGTGTGATGGATTCCCGTTGCAGCCTGTGGAATTTCTTGCAACGCTTTactaagtttaaaaaaatacagcccaCGCACGCACAGGATTCCTTCACAGTCTTAAAGACGTGATATTCTGCTTGGCCTTTAAATTAAGTAATGCATGGTTCCCCATTGGTGTGCCTGGATCTTACCTTTAAATGTGAGAGTAAACACATGCGGCGGCCATTTACTCCTTCACCTTTTCTGTCTTGCTGCTGCTAAAAACAACTGTAGTGTTTGTGATTGGGAAGCTTAATAGCATACCTGATCCAGCTGTAACAACTTTCTATATTAAACCtgagatagatagatagatagatagatagatagatagatagatagatagatgcAAGTCAGTCTGCTTGGCAGCTGCTATGGCTTTGTTCTCTGTCTGTGTCCATACATGTGTTCCTGTTCGCTAGGAGCATGTGGGTGTATGCACGTGTGTAGATAATGAGGTACAAAGTATTTAGAACATTAAAGCgctttctgtgggtttttttccttaatctttaaaaatagttaaCAAGAGAAATCTGTGTCTCCATTGGTGTCTAGGAGCAGGGAAACGTCATAACTATGACCTCCATTCCCTGGCCATTCCCAGCTCCACTTTCcccttcatttttcctgttactCTTTTTTGTCTACTTTGAAACATCTTTCTAGTTCAGGAATTGGCTTTGGGTATAATTGTGTGCTAAAGTCTaatctcagcttttctgtattcaggagctgctgccagctggtttttagcttttttttttttttcccctccccctcctcctttcctccctaaCAGACTTGTGGCCCGTAGAACCAGGAATCTGTGTATAGAGGAAGGTTGGCTCAGGGATCCGGATGCAAACTCTGGAGACTTGAAATTGATTTTCATGAGCATGGATTTCCTGGATCATCGTGGTAGGTCAGTGAGGCCAagaatcctcagcagaagatGTCTGGATCTACAGAGCTATAGGGCTCTAGATGCTGGGCTTTTTTTGCCACTTGTATCTTTGTGCCATAGGGTCACCTCAGGCAGGGAGCATGAAGGATTGCAAGGTGGTAATTTCATATAGTAATAAGGGCCATAAGGATCTTAGACACAAAGGGTAAGGATGTAGATAAAGATGAAATTGTATTAACCATGTGGATTTCTGTTTTAGGTGCGCTCCCTTCAAGCCACTTTTGGAGAATTTGAATCCATGATGAAAATTgctcagcagaagcaggaggtTACAGAGAAGGCTGTTAAACAAGGGGAGAGTGAAATAAACCGGATCAGTGAAGTGCTTCAGaagctgcaaaatgaaattttgaaagaCTTGTCTGATGGCATCCACATGGTGAAGGATGCAAGGGAACGAGACTTCACATCTCTGGAAAACACAGTGGAAGAGAGACTAACAGAGCTAACCAAGTCTATAAACGATAACATTGCTGTATTCACTGAAGTCCAGCAAAGAAGCCAAGATGAAATCAACAATATGAAAGCAAAGGTTGATTCATTGGAAGAGGCAGATGTGTATAAACATGACATTAAGGTGCTAAAAGATGCTTTTGATGAGATGCAGGCATccataaaaatcaaagaaaaggaCATCGAGACCTTGAAGAGTACAATGGAATCCATGGAGTCTGATGTGTATACTGAAGTGAAAGAGCTAGTCAACCTCAAACAAGAACATGAGAAATTCAAAGAGGCTGCGGACACTGAACACCTTTCATTAAAAGCTTTACAAGAGAAAGTTCTAAGAGCTGAGGATTCTATTATGCAGCTCCCTAGTGACGTTAAAAGACTCAGTGAAGATTTACTACAAGTTAAAGCTGACCTCAACAAATGGGAAGAAAACGaactcttcagaaaagcattaGAAACTTTTGGGAAGAACAGTGAAGGACTGGAGTCTCGACTGAGGCACATAGAAGACCGTCTGGAGTCTCTAACTTTTGTTGCTTCTCAAAATAGTGAAAAGTTGGAATCTTTCCTTTCTAAGGAGGCAGAATACAAGAATAAGCTCAGTACCCTAGAACAAAGCATTACTGCTTTTCAGGGAATCTCGGATATGGACATCACTTCAGTCACAGATATTCTGAAAAATCTTCGTGAATCACAAACCTCGCTGTACAATGAAGTGGAAAACTTGAAGAGAAGCATTGATGATCTGCCATCCTCTGGTCCTCTTCAGGATGTCCAGAACCAAATTAATACTTTATTAGATCAAGGAAATCATCAGACAGGGCAAGCGCATTCTCAAGGCTATCTTGAAAAATTGTCTTCTGTGGAAGGCTCTGTGGATGAACTGAGATCTTCTGTCAGCCAGGTTGATTCTGATTTGAAAATGATAAGAACTGCAGTGGATAGTTTAGTCTCCTACTCGGTGAAAATTGAAACTAATGAGAACAACTTGGAGTCTGTGAAGAGCTCAGTAGATGACCTGAGGAATGATCTGGAAAGGTTGTTTGTGAAAGTAGAAAAGATACATGAAAAAGTTTAGGCAGCAGTGCTCCTTGTGCAAATAATAAGTTAAGGAGAATAGCTTTTATATGCCCtgttttttactctttttaaaaccaatttGATACCTCCAAAGAGAATAAGAATACTTTAATAATAGAGACAGTTCtgcttatttctttatttctcttttgtgtagtgtttttattgtttgggtttttttaaattttgttataAGAAAGCATGAGTTTAGGTGGGCATTGAGTTTCTGAAGGCTCATCTTCTCTATAAAGTTACACCACTACAAGTGTAGTGGTGTAACTAAGGCACTACAGCCTTGTTAGCACAGGCGCGTATTTAATGGCATGAAGGTGTTTCACACTATGACACTAGATATCCCACACAGAATGTCCACAGCTGTTCTGGTACGAAAAGCGTACTGCCTTACACAGTGAGAATTTTACTGGTATGTTTTTAccttaagaaataaattaacaaaactaCATCTCTGTCTTAAACTGTT comes from the Cuculus canorus isolate bCucCan1 chromosome 1, bCucCan1.pri, whole genome shotgun sequence genome and includes:
- the CKAP4 gene encoding cytoskeleton-associated protein 4, with the translated sequence MSAAKHRGSKGGSPSAAATTERGAHPSGAEEPAAKKAAAPSHGRGGGRAAGGGGGRSGAGPRRGWALLLGAAVMLGVAVPGGWLVRQLREEVGRSAREREDSGRQRQELAATLDAVVQKVRSLQATFGEFESMMKIAQQKQEVTEKAVKQGESEINRISEVLQKLQNEILKDLSDGIHMVKDARERDFTSLENTVEERLTELTKSINDNIAVFTEVQQRSQDEINNMKAKVDSLEEADVYKHDIKVLKDAFDEMQASIKIKEKDIETLKSTMESMESDVYTEVKELVNLKQEHEKFKEAADTEHLSLKALQEKVLRAEDSIMQLPSDVKRLSEDLLQVKADLNKWEENELFRKALETFGKNSEGLESRLRHIEDRLESLTFVASQNSEKLESFLSKEAEYKNKLSTLEQSITAFQGISDMDITSVTDILKNLRESQTSLYNEVENLKRSIDDLPSSGPLQDVQNQINTLLDQGNHQTGQAHSQGYLEKLSSVEGSVDELRSSVSQVDSDLKMIRTAVDSLVSYSVKIETNENNLESVKSSVDDLRNDLERLFVKVEKIHEKV